A stretch of DNA from Streptomyces xanthii:
TCGGCGAGCGGCCGGTGCGGTGCGGAGGAGGCGAAGTCCTTGAGCGCCTGGGGGGACTCCCAGACGGACAGCGTCCAGAAGGTGCGCTGGAGGGGCTTCGCCTTCAGGGTGGCGCCGTACGCGCCGGGCGCGCTGCCCACCTGGCGCCAGATCTTCGGTGTGCGGAGGAAGAACTTCAGGGCGCCCCACAGGGTGCGGGTCTCGAAGCGGGAGGCGAAGACGGTGGCCTCCGCGCCCGTGGGCGGCGTGTTCGGAACGGTCCAGGGGAGGGTCGGCACGACGTGCTCCTTATCGTTCGCGGTTCGCGGTTCGCTTCATTCGGGCGGGACGGTTCGGGCAGGTTCGGGCGAGCGGTGACGGTCAGACCTGTTCCAGGACGCGGCCCGCTTCCTTGCCGTCGTTGCCCTCCTTGCCGTCCTGGACTACGGCCGTAGTACGCGACGCCTTGGGGATGCACAGGGCGGCGACGCCGGCCAGGGCGACGACGGCCGCGCCGACCCACAGGGCGGGTTCGATGCCGTCCACGAAGTGCTGCGCGGAGTCGTAGCCGCCCTGTGCCGAGAAGATCGACGACATGACGGCGATGCCGAGCGCTCCGCCGACCTCGCGCAGCGCGTTGTTGGCGCCGGAGGCGATGCCCTGCTCGTCCTGGCGGACGCTGGACATGACCAGGTTGGCGGCGGGGGCGAAGTACAGGGCCATGCCGACGCCGCTGACGATCAGGGCGGGCAGCTGGGCCGCGTAGGAGACGTCGACGGTGGCGACGGAGGCGAACCAGCCGAGTCCGACGGCCTGCAGGAAGAGGCCGGCCGCGACGACCGGGCGGCCGCCGATGCGGTCGGAGAGGATCCCGGCGACGGGGGCGACGAGCATCGGCATCCCGGTCCAGGGCAGCATCCGCAGGCCGGCCTGGGTCGGCGAGTAGCCGAGGACGCCCTGCATGAACTGGCTGAGCAGGAAGATCGAGCCGAACATCCCGAGGAACATCAGCAGGCTCGCGGCGTTGATGCCGGAGAAGGCGCGGGAGCGGAAGAGCCGCATGGGAAGCATGGGGTTCCTGCTGCTGATGCCGTGCCACACGAAGGCGCAGAGCAGGGCCGTTCCCGCGAAGAGCCCGGTCAGGACGAGGGTGTCGGTCCAGCCGACGACGGGGGCGCGGACGAGCCCGTAGACGATGCCGAAGAGGCCGCCGCTGGCGAGCAGGGTACCGACGAGGTCGAGCGGGGCGCCGCTGCCTCGGGACTCGGCGAGGCGGAGCCGGGCGAGCGGCAGCAGGGCGAGGCCCAGCGGCACGTTCAGCCAGAAGATCCAGTGCCAGGAGACGTGCTCGGTGAGACTGCCGCCGATGAGGGGCCCGGAGGCGACGGCGAGGCCGTTGACGGCACCCCAGATCCCGTAGACCATGCCGCGCTTGGCGGCGGGCACGGCGGCGGTGAGCAGGGTCAGCGTGAGCGGCATCATGATGGCGGCGCCGACGCCCTGGACGGCGCGGGCGGCGATGAGGGAGTCGATGCCGGGGGCCAGGGCCGCCGCGGCGGAGGCGCCGGTGAAGACGGTGAGGCCGACCAGGAAGAGCCGGCGGCGGCCGAACCGGTCGCCGAGGGCCGCGCCGGTCATGAGCAGGACGGCGAAGGTGAGCGTGTAGGCGCTGACCGTCCATTCGAGGTCGTCCAGGGCGCCGCCGAGGTCCGCGCGGATGGACGGCAGGGCGGTGGTGACGACGAGGTTGTCGAGGGCCGCCATGAATCCGGCGACGCTGGTGATGACGAGAGCCCAGACGGCTCCCGCGCGGCTCGGTGTTTCCTTCTCCGGTGCGTGCGTTCCCTGTGACATGGTTCCCCCTGCGCTTTCAGGTTAGTTATTGATGACTAACTTTCACGGCCATGAAAATGCGCCTTCATGTGTCTCCTCCGCTCTCACGGGAACAGAAGCGCCCCTAGATGCACTGAGAGTCGCCGAATCCGGCCCACACCCGGTGGTCGGACTCGAACCCCAGCGACACCAGCACGTTGATCAGCATTCCGTAGGCGAGGAACTCGGTCGTCTCGCCGAGATCCGCACCCAGGGCCAGCCGGGCCGTGTCGTACATCTCCATCCAGCCGGCCCGCAGCGCGTCACCGAACTCCCGGTCCCCCGAAGCCTCGGAGGCGGCCACGGCGACGTACATCTGCATCTGCATGAGCAGGACGTCCGGGTCCTCGGCGATCAGCGCCCGGTACGCCTCCCCCATGGCCTGGTGGGCGGCCTCGCCTTCCAGGCCCTTGGACGAGGCGCGGAACACCTCGATGGTCCGCTCGCAGCAGCGCATGGCGGCCGCGAGGAACATCGCCTGCTTACCGGGGAAGAGACGGAAGAGATACGGCTGCGAGACGCCCACCCGCTTGGCGATCGCCTCGGTGGACGTGCCGTTGTAGCCACCGCGGGCGAACTCGCTCATCGCCGCACGCACGACGCTCTCGCGCCGCTCCTCCGCACTCATCCTTGCCATGCCACTAAGTTAGTGGCCAATCACTATCTAAGTCAATGGCTTCCGGGACACGGAGACGCATCCGGGCACGAGTAAGGGGCGCTCCCCCATGGAGAGCGCCCCTTACCTGCGTGTACGGAGACGCGAAGCCGCAGGTCAGACGAGCTGGACCACCGCGCGCGACATGCCGAGGACCTTCTGGCCCGCACTCGTGGCGAGGAGGTCGACGCGCACCCGGTTGTCGTCGAGCTTGGCCGCGACCTTGGCGCTGACCTCGATCTCGGCGCCCTTGTCGTCGTTGGGCACGACGACCGGCTTGGTGAAGCGGACGCCGTACTCGACGACGGCCGCCGGGTCGCCGGTCCAGTCGGTGACCACCCGGATCGCCTCGGCCATGGTGAACATGCCGTGCGCGATCACGTCCGGCAGGCCGACCTCGACCGCGAACTTCTCGTTCCAGTGGATCGGATTGAAGTCGCCCGAGGCGCCCGCGTACTGGACGAGCGTGGCGCGCGTCACGGGGAACGTCTGCGCGGGGAGTTCGGTGCCGACCTCGACGTCGGCGTACTTGACGGTCGTCGCCATGGCGATCAGGCCTCCTCTGCGGCGCGCGAGACGAGCTTGGTCCAGGCGGTCACGACGTGCTCGCCGGCCTCGTCGTGGACCTCGCCGCGGACGTCCACGATGTCGTTGCCCGCGAGGGACTTGATGCCCTCGATGGTGGAGGTGACGCTCAGCCGGTCGCCCGCGCGCACGGGGCGCGTGTAGGCGAACTTCTGGTCGCCGTGCACGACGCGGCTGTAGTCGAGCCCCAGCTCGGGGTCGTGGACGACCTCACCGGCGGCCTTGAACGTGATGGCGAACACAAAGGTCGGCGGGGCGATCACGTCGGCGTGACCGAGCGCCTGCGCGGCCTCGCGGTCGACGTAGGCGGGGTTCGTGTCCCCCACGGCCTCCGCGAACTCACGGATCTTCTCCCGGCCGACCTCGTACGGGGCGGTGGGCGGGTAGGTCCGCCCCACGAAGGACTGGTCGAGCGCCATGGACTCGGTACCTCCTGGGTGTAACGACGGAATGGAAGGCCCGCACGTATGCGGGCCGTCAAACGACACGAGGCCGCCCCCTCGGGAGGGGACGGCCTCGTGTACGAGCCTGAGTTATCGCGTTTCGCGGTGCGCGGTGTGCGCGTTGCAACGCGGGCAGTGCTTCTTCATCTCAAGACGGTCCGGGTTGTTACGCCGGTTCTTCTTGGTGATGTAGTTCCGCTCCTTGCACTCCACGCAGGCCAGCGTGATCTTCGGGCGGACGTCGGTGGCAGCCACGTGAGTGCTCCTTGACGGACGGGATAGATGGTTGAACGCATAGAAGAGTAGCCGATCGAAGGACCGACCCTGCAATCGGCTACTGTCAGTAGCGGTGACCGGACTTGAACCGGTGACACAGCGATTATGAGCCGCTTGCTCTACCGACTGAGCTACACCGCTTTGATACTCACCTTGCGAACGAGGTGGTACCAGAGCCCCAATGCGGAATCGAACCGCAGACCTTCTCCTTACCATGGAGACGCTCTACCGACTGAGCTATTGGGGCGAGCGAGGAAGACATTACACGGTCGCGCGCCGATCGCCCAAATCCGTTTCGCCGACCCCCCGCGCGGGAAGGGCCCGGGCCTCTCCCGGCCCGGCCCCGCGCGCCTCACCGGTCCCTTCGGACCCCATCAGTACGACTTTTGCGGCGGTCCCCGAAGCGTGCCCGCGGCCGCCCTAGAGTCGGCTCCCTCCGCGTGATCTTGCTGTGCGCCCCGCGCACGGCCGGTCCGCGCCGCGAGCCCCTCGACGAGCCCCTGGAGCGTGATGCCCGACAGCCCCCAGCAGCCGCCCTCGCCCGGCTCCCCCGACGCCGCGCCCGAAGGTTCCGGGCTGCTCCTGTGCGGCGCCCGGCTCACCGACGGCAGGAGCGTGGACGTACGGCTGGGCGGCGGACGCATCGAGGCGGTCGGCACGGCCGGCAGCCTCATCGCGCGCGGCGCGCGCGTGGACCTCTCCGGCTACCTGCTGCTGCCCGCCCCCGCGGAGCCGCACGCCCACAGCGACACCGCCCTGTCCGCGGACGGCGAGGGGCCCGTGTCGCACGACCCGGAGGAGGTGCAGCGCCGGGCCACGGAGGCGACGCTGCTGCAGCTCGGGCACGGGGCGACGGCGGTGCGCTCCCATGTGCGGCTCGGCGACATGGAGGGGCTCGGCTCCATGGAGGCCGTGCTCCAGGCGCGGCGTTCCCTGGTGGGGCTCGCCGATCTGCGGGCCGTGGCGATGCCGCGGCTGCTCACCGGGGTCGCCGGAGCCAACGGCCTCGCCATGGTGCGGGACGCGCTCAAGATGGGCGCGTCCGTGGTGGGCGGCTGCCCCGACCTGGACCCCGACCCGACCGGCTACGTGGAGGCGGTCCTGGAGGTCGCGGCGGAGCACGGCTGCCCGGTCGACCTGCACACGGAGGGCGCCGATCCGGCCCGGCTCGAACGGCTCGCGGCGGCGGCCGGAGGACTGCGCACCGGCGTCACGGTCGGCCCCCTCGGCGGGCTCGCGCGACTGCCCGGCGAGGCGGCCCGGCGGGCGGCGGACCGGCTCGCGGCGGCCGGCGTCACCGTGACCTGCCTGCCCCAGGGCGGCTGCGCCGGGGTGGACGGACGCGGGGTCGCTCCGGTGCGGCTGCTGCGGGCGGCCGGGGTGCGGGTGGCGGCGGGCAGCGGGGCGCTGCGCGACGTGTCGAACCCGGTGGGCCGGGGC
This window harbors:
- a CDS encoding MaoC family dehydratase N-terminal domain-containing protein, producing MALDQSFVGRTYPPTAPYEVGREKIREFAEAVGDTNPAYVDREAAQALGHADVIAPPTFVFAITFKAAGEVVHDPELGLDYSRVVHGDQKFAYTRPVRAGDRLSVTSTIEGIKSLAGNDIVDVRGEVHDEAGEHVVTAWTKLVSRAAEEA
- a CDS encoding amidohydrolase family protein codes for the protein MPDSPQQPPSPGSPDAAPEGSGLLLCGARLTDGRSVDVRLGGGRIEAVGTAGSLIARGARVDLSGYLLLPAPAEPHAHSDTALSADGEGPVSHDPEEVQRRATEATLLQLGHGATAVRSHVRLGDMEGLGSMEAVLQARRSLVGLADLRAVAMPRLLTGVAGANGLAMVRDALKMGASVVGGCPDLDPDPTGYVEAVLEVAAEHGCPVDLHTEGADPARLERLAAAAGGLRTGVTVGPLGGLARLPGEAARRAADRLAAAGVTVTCLPQGGCAGVDGRGVAPVRLLRAAGVRVAAGSGALRDVSNPVGRGDPLEAAYLLASRYGLRPEEAYGAVSSAARAALGLPEVRVEAGFPAELLAVRGDKLAGALSLAYSRLVIHRGRVVARTSAVREYCDSAAAVALDLPRQGRAANYGGGGPA
- a CDS encoding DHA2 family efflux MFS transporter permease subunit, with the translated sequence MSQGTHAPEKETPSRAGAVWALVITSVAGFMAALDNLVVTTALPSIRADLGGALDDLEWTVSAYTLTFAVLLMTGAALGDRFGRRRLFLVGLTVFTGASAAAALAPGIDSLIAARAVQGVGAAIMMPLTLTLLTAAVPAAKRGMVYGIWGAVNGLAVASGPLIGGSLTEHVSWHWIFWLNVPLGLALLPLARLRLAESRGSGAPLDLVGTLLASGGLFGIVYGLVRAPVVGWTDTLVLTGLFAGTALLCAFVWHGISSRNPMLPMRLFRSRAFSGINAASLLMFLGMFGSIFLLSQFMQGVLGYSPTQAGLRMLPWTGMPMLVAPVAGILSDRIGGRPVVAAGLFLQAVGLGWFASVATVDVSYAAQLPALIVSGVGMALYFAPAANLVMSSVRQDEQGIASGANNALREVGGALGIAVMSSIFSAQGGYDSAQHFVDGIEPALWVGAAVVALAGVAALCIPKASRTTAVVQDGKEGNDGKEAGRVLEQV
- a CDS encoding DUF3291 domain-containing protein, coding for MPTLPWTVPNTPPTGAEATVFASRFETRTLWGALKFFLRTPKIWRQVGSAPGAYGATLKAKPLQRTFWTLSVWESPQALKDFASSAPHRPLADGLRDQMKDSEFLTWKASTDELPLAWKDVLPRFR
- a CDS encoding TetR/AcrR family transcriptional regulator, producing the protein MARMSAEERRESVVRAAMSEFARGGYNGTSTEAIAKRVGVSQPYLFRLFPGKQAMFLAAAMRCCERTIEVFRASSKGLEGEAAHQAMGEAYRALIAEDPDVLLMQMQMYVAVAASEASGDREFGDALRAGWMEMYDTARLALGADLGETTEFLAYGMLINVLVSLGFESDHRVWAGFGDSQCI
- a CDS encoding MaoC family dehydratase, giving the protein MATTVKYADVEVGTELPAQTFPVTRATLVQYAGASGDFNPIHWNEKFAVEVGLPDVIAHGMFTMAEAIRVVTDWTGDPAAVVEYGVRFTKPVVVPNDDKGAEIEVSAKVAAKLDDNRVRVDLLATSAGQKVLGMSRAVVQLV
- the rpmG gene encoding 50S ribosomal protein L33, whose translation is MAATDVRPKITLACVECKERNYITKKNRRNNPDRLEMKKHCPRCNAHTAHRETR